One part of the Arabidopsis thaliana chromosome 4, partial sequence genome encodes these proteins:
- a CDS encoding Tetratricopeptide repeat (TPR)-like superfamily protein (Tetratricopeptide repeat (TPR)-like superfamily protein; CONTAINS InterPro DOMAIN/s: Pentatricopeptide repeat (InterPro:IPR002885); BEST Arabidopsis thaliana protein match is: Tetratricopeptide repeat (TPR)-like superfamily protein (TAIR:AT3G06920.1); Has 59349 Blast hits to 13105 proteins in 268 species: Archae - 8; Bacteria - 24; Metazoa - 241; Fungi - 448; Plants - 57026; Viruses - 0; Other Eukaryotes - 1602 (source: NCBI BLink).) — protein MRHGRGSAVSAAISGLSPAKNSPFPQLCNVLLVASLSKTLSQSGTRSLDANSIPISEPVVLQILRRNSIDPSKKLDFFRWCYSLRPGYKHSATAYSQIFRTVCRTGLLGEVPDLLGSMKEDGVNLDQTMAKILLDSLIRSGKFESALGVLDYMEELGDCLNPSVYDSVLIALVKKHELRLALSILFKLLEASDNHSDDDTGRVIIVSYLPGTVAVNELLVGLRRADMRSEFKRVFEKLKGMKRFKFDTWSYNICIHGFGCWGDLDAALSLFKEMKERSSVYGSSFGPDICTYNSLIHVLCLFGKAKDALIVWDELKVSGHEPDNSTYRILIQGCCKSYRMDDAMRIYGEMQYNGFVPDTIVYNCLLDGTLKARKVTEACQLFEKMVQEGVRASCWTYNILIDGLFRNGRAEAGFTLFCDLKKKGQFVDAITFSIVGLQLCREGKLEGAVKLVEEMETRGFSVDLVTISSLLIGFHKQGRWDWKEKLMKHIREGNLVPNVLRWNAGVEASLKRPQSKDKDYTPMFPSKGSFLDIMSMVGSEDDGASAEEVSPMEDDPWSSSPYMDQLAHQRNQPKPLFGLARGQRVEAKPDSFDVDMMNTFLSIYLSKGDLSLACKLFEIFNGMGVTDLTSYTYNSMMSSFVKKGYFQTARGVLDQMFENFCAADIATYNVIIQGLGKMGRADLASAVLDRLTKQGGYLDIVMYNTLINALGKATRLDEATQLFDHMKSNGINPDVVSYNTMIEVNSKAGKLKEAYKYLKAMLDAGCLPNHVTDTILDYLGKEMEKARFKKASFVRNKPNNNNISS, from the coding sequence CGATACCGATTTCGGAACCTGTGGTTCTCCAGATCCTTCGTAGAAACTCCATAGATCCATCGAAGAAGCTAGATTTCTTCCGATGGTGTTATTCTCTTCGTCCTGGATACAAACATTCAGCGACAGCTTACTCTCAGATATTTCGCACTGTTTGTCGGACAGGGCTTCTCGGAGAAGTTCCCGATTTGCTTGGTTCAATGAAGGAAGATGGAGTTAACTTGGACCAGACGATGGCGAAGATACTTCTAGATTCTCTAATCCGTTCGGGTAAGTTCGAATCAGCGTTAGGAGTTTTGGATTACATGGAGGAATTAGGAGATTGCTTAAATCCTAGTGTATATGATTCTGTTCTTATTGCTCTGGTGAAGAAACACGAATTGCGTCTTGCTCTGTCTATATTATTTAAGCTTTTAGAAGCTTCTGATAACcatagtgatgatgatactgGTAGAGTTATTATTGTAAGTTATCTTCCTGGAACTGTTGCTGTTAATGAGCTCTTGGTTGGTCTAAGGAGAGCAGATATGAGGTCGGAGTTCAAAAGGGTATTTGAAAAGTTAAAGGGAATGAAAAGATTCAAGTTTGATACATGGAGTTATAACATTTGTATTCATGGATTTGGTTGTTGGGGAGACTTGGATGCTGCATTGAGTTTGTTCAAGGAGATGAAGGAGCGAAGTTCGGTCTATGGGTCTTCTTTTGGTCCTGATATATGCACATATAACAGCCTGATTCATGTGTTGTGTTTATTTGGAAAAGCTAAAGATGCTTTGATTGTATGGGATGAGCTGAAGGTGTCTGGCCATGAGCCTGATAATTCGACATATCGTATACTGATTCAAGGATGTTGTAAATCTTACCGGATGGATGATGCAATGAGGATTTATGGTGAGATGCAGTATAACGGGTTTGTCCCTGATACTATTGTGTATAATTGTCTTTTAGATGGGACACTCAAGGCAAGAAAAGTCACTGAGGCTTGTCAGTTGTTTGAGAAGATGGTTCAAGAAGGAGTTAGAGCTTCCTGCTGGACATACAACATTCTAATTGACGGGTTATTTAGGAACGGAAGAGCTGAGGCTGGGTTTACTCTGTTCTGtgacttgaagaagaagggtcAGTTTGTCGATGCCATTACGTTTAGCATTGTTGGGTTGCAGCTTTGCAGGGAAGGGAAGCTAGAAGGAGCAGTAAAATTGGTAGAGGAGATGGAGACTAGAGGTTTCTCTGTGGATTTGGTCACAATTAGTTCACTCTTGATCGGATTTCATAAACAAGGTAGGTGGGATTGGAAAGAGAAGTTGATGAAGCACATAAGGGAAGGTAACTTGGTGCCTAATGTTCTGAGATGGAACGCTGGAGTGGAAGCTTCACTAAAACGTCCACAGAGCAAAGATAAGGATTACACCCCAATGTTTCCAAGTAAAGGAAGCTTCCTAGATATTATGAGCATGGTAGGTTCGGAAGACGATGGAGCTAGTGCTGAGGAAGTATCACCAATGGAAGATGACCCTTGGTCATCATCTCCATATATGGACCAATTAGCACACCAGAGAAATCAACCTAAGCCCTTGTTTGGTTTAGCAAGAGGACAGAGGGTCGAAGCAAAGCCAGATTCTTTTGACGTAGACATGATGAACACGTTTCTATCTATATATCTGTCCAAAGGGGATCTCAGCTTAGCCTGCAAATTGTTTGAGATATTCAATGGAATGGGTGTTACCGATCTCACGAGTTACACCTACAACTCCATGATGAGCTCGTTTGTCAAAAAGGGTTACTTCCAAACCGCCCGTGGAGTGCTTGACCAAATGTTTGAGAACTTTTGTGCAGCAGACATAGCAACATACAATGTAATAATCCAAGGATTAGGAAAAATGGGAAGAGCAGACTTAGCCAGCGCGGTACTCGACAGACTCACAAAGCAAGGAGGATATCTAGACATTGTAATGTACAACACATTGATCAACGCTCTGGGGAAAGCAACCCGGTTAGATGAAGCCACACAACTGTTTGACCACATGAAGAGCAATGGAATAAACCCGGACGTTGTGAGTTACAACACGATGATCGAAGTGAATAGTAAAGCAGGGAAATTGAAAGAAGCATACAAGTACTTGAAAGCAATGTTAGATGCAGGTTGTTTACCTAACCACGTAACAGATACAATCCTGGATTATCTTGggaaagagatggagaaagcAAGATTCAAAAAAGCTTCTTTTGTAcgaaacaaaccaaataataataatatttccTCATAG
- a CDS encoding serine protease inhibitor, Kazal-type family protein (serine protease inhibitor, Kazal-type family protein; FUNCTIONS IN: serine-type endopeptidase inhibitor activity; INVOLVED IN: biological_process unknown; LOCATED IN: endomembrane system; EXPRESSED IN: 24 plant structures; EXPRESSED DURING: 15 growth stages; BEST Arabidopsis thaliana protein match is: serine protease inhibitor, Kazal-type family protein (TAIR:AT3G61980.1); Has 54 Blast hits to 54 proteins in 12 species: Archae - 0; Bacteria - 0; Metazoa - 0; Fungi - 0; Plants - 54; Viruses - 0; Other Eukaryotes - 0 (source: NCBI BLink).) → MKFKIRISAMSTISPSLAVIAFLFLILLNLSSVFADPSTEGGEIIRLPSEKINGEKNRGEFCEGIAKPASCPVQCFRPDPVCGEDSVTYWCGCADALCHGVRVVKQGACDVGNGVGLSVPGQALLLIHIVWMMLLGFSILFGLF, encoded by the coding sequence ATGAAATTCAAGATCCGAATCTCGGCAATGTCGACAATCTCGCCGTCATTAGCCGTAATTGcgtttctttttctgattcttctgAATCTATCTTCGGTTTTCGCTGATCCTTCGACGGAAGGAGGAGAGATTATTAGGTTACCTTCGGAGAAGATCAACggtgaaaaaaacagaggcGAATTCTGTGAAGGAATTGCTAAACCGGCTTCGTGTCCGGTTCAGTGTTTCAGGCCTGATCCGGTTTGCGGTGAAGACAGCGTTACTTACTGGTGCGGTTGTGCAGATGCTTTGTGCCATGGTGTTCGTGTTGTGAAACAAGGAGCTTGTGATGTTGGTAATGGTGTTGGTTTGTCTGTTCCTGGACAAGCTCTGCTTTTGATACACATTGTCTGGATGATGCTTCTTGGGTTTTCTATTCTCTTTGGgctcttttga
- a CDS encoding AP2/B3-like transcriptional factor family protein (AP2/B3-like transcriptional factor family protein; FUNCTIONS IN: DNA binding, sequence-specific DNA binding transcription factor activity; INVOLVED IN: regulation of transcription, DNA-dependent; CONTAINS InterPro DOMAIN/s: Transcriptional factor B3 (InterPro:IPR003340); BEST Arabidopsis thaliana protein match is: AP2/B3-like transcriptional factor family protein (TAIR:AT3G18960.1); Has 469 Blast hits to 437 proteins in 17 species: Archae - 0; Bacteria - 0; Metazoa - 0; Fungi - 0; Plants - 469; Viruses - 0; Other Eukaryotes - 0 (source: NCBI BLink).), with protein sequence MVITRNMKARATSVSHRQSQQDPESPVKKFFKLVLPSTMKDKMMRIPPRFVKLQGSKLSEVVTLVTPAGYKRSIKLKRIGEEIWFHEGWSEFAEAHSIEEGHFLLFEYKKNSSFRVIIFNASACETNYPLDAVHIIDSDDDVIEITGKEFDTEHKSKKRPRDIEFDKILHDVDVMQVLKEEEEDKRVLRG encoded by the exons ATGGTTATTACCCGAAACATGAAGGCCAGAGCCACCTCAGTCTCTCACCGCCAATCACAGCAAGATCCTGAGTCGCCGGTGAAGAAGTTCTTCAAGTTGGTCTTACCTTCAACGATGAAGGATAAGATGATG AGGATTCCGCCAAGATTCGTAAAGCTACAAGGGTCTAAACTCTCAGAGGTTGTTACATTAGTGACTCCTGCGGGATATAAGCGTTCCATAAAGCTTAAACGGATCGGTGAAGAGATTTGGTTCCATGAGGGTTGGAGTGAGTTTGCAGAGGCTCATTCCATCGAGGAAGGCCACTTTCTCTTGTTCGAATACAAGAAGAATTCGAGTTTCCGTGTAATAATCTTCAATGCTTCGGCTTGCGAGACCAACTATCCTCTGGATGCAGTTCATATCATCGACAGCGACGATGATGTAATTGAAATTACAGGCAAAGAGTTTGATACAGAGCACAAATCCAAGAAGAGACCAAGAGACATCGAGTTTGACAAGATTCTACACG ATGTTGATGTGATGCAAGTgcttaaagaagaagaagaagacaagagagtCCTCAGGGGATAA
- a CDS encoding DNA-directed RNA polymerase III subunit (unknown protein; FUNCTIONS IN: molecular_function unknown; INVOLVED IN: biological_process unknown; LOCATED IN: cellular_component unknown; BEST Arabidopsis thaliana protein match is: Arabidopsis protein of unknown function (DUF241) (TAIR:AT4G35680.1).), whose amino-acid sequence MSWKGARGKPKGYGGDYGKPEPFVIFPEITLPDPKSISTDSQLVQSYFTFNKFWRNSPYHLGDGGVSKKEKESLNIERYSDSLKPKMKSNKNGSFFDFLVLRPDNFPKELLGDTRREQRPVKRAKWSQEADLQKLDVFEKLEAKFKVEGKEEKEEGEDDEEVVESEGEESDNGDYDQNQDFDDDDDDYNNEDDGLVEEVY is encoded by the exons ATGTCTTGGAAAGGAGCCCGAGGAAAACCAAAAGGCTATGGCGGCGATTATGGCAAGCCTGAGCCTTTTGTGATTTTCCCTGAAATTACGTTACCAGATCCAAAATCAATCTCAACAGACTCGCAATTAGTTCAAAGCTACTTTACTTTCAATAAGTTTTGGAGGAATTCTCCTTATCACTTAGGCGATGGTGGTGTTTCTAAGAAAG agaaagagagtttgAACATTGAGAGGTACTCAGATTCGTTGAAGCCGAAGATGAAGTCTAATAAGAATGgatctttctttgattttcttgttcttaGACCTGATAACTTCCCTAAAGAACTTCTTGgag ATACTCGAAGAGAACAACGGCCTGTGAAGAGAGCTAAATGGAGTCAAGAAGCTG aTTTGCAGAAATTGGATGTGTTTGAGAAGCTTGAAGCTAAGTTTAAG GTTGAAggcaaggaagagaaagaagaaggggaagatgatgaagaagttgtggaatcagaaggagaagaatctgaTAACGGAGATTATGATCAg aatcaagactttgatgatgatgacgacgattATAATAACGAGGATGATGGAT TAGTTGAAGAGGTGTATTAA
- a CDS encoding DNA-directed RNA polymerase III subunit (unknown protein; BEST Arabidopsis thaliana protein match is: Arabidopsis protein of unknown function (DUF241) (TAIR:AT4G35680.1); Has 35333 Blast hits to 34131 proteins in 2444 species: Archae - 798; Bacteria - 22429; Metazoa - 974; Fungi - 991; Plants - 531; Viruses - 0; Other Eukaryotes - 9610 (source: NCBI BLink).) — MSWKGARGKPKGYGGDYGKPEPFVIFPEITLPDPKSISTDSQLVQSYFTFNKFWRNSPYHLGDGGVSKKEKESLNIERYSDSLKPKMKSNKNGSFFDFLVLRPDNFPKELLGDTRREQRPVKRAKWSQEADLQKLDVFEKLEAKFKVEGKEEKEEGEDDEEVVESEGEESDNGDYDQNQDFDDDDDDYNNEDDGFEEVY; from the exons ATGTCTTGGAAAGGAGCCCGAGGAAAACCAAAAGGCTATGGCGGCGATTATGGCAAGCCTGAGCCTTTTGTGATTTTCCCTGAAATTACGTTACCAGATCCAAAATCAATCTCAACAGACTCGCAATTAGTTCAAAGCTACTTTACTTTCAATAAGTTTTGGAGGAATTCTCCTTATCACTTAGGCGATGGTGGTGTTTCTAAGAAAG agaaagagagtttgAACATTGAGAGGTACTCAGATTCGTTGAAGCCGAAGATGAAGTCTAATAAGAATGgatctttctttgattttcttgttcttaGACCTGATAACTTCCCTAAAGAACTTCTTGgag ATACTCGAAGAGAACAACGGCCTGTGAAGAGAGCTAAATGGAGTCAAGAAGCTG aTTTGCAGAAATTGGATGTGTTTGAGAAGCTTGAAGCTAAGTTTAAG GTTGAAggcaaggaagagaaagaagaaggggaagatgatgaagaagttgtggaatcagaaggagaagaatctgaTAACGGAGATTATGATCAg aatcaagactttgatgatgatgacgacgattATAATAACGAGGATGATGGAT TTGAAGAGGTGTATTAA
- a CDS encoding Protein kinase superfamily protein (Protein kinase superfamily protein; FUNCTIONS IN: MAP kinase activity, protein kinase activity, ATP binding; INVOLVED IN: protein amino acid phosphorylation; LOCATED IN: cellular_component unknown; CONTAINS InterPro DOMAIN/s: Serine/threonine-protein kinase-like domain (InterPro:IPR017442), Protein kinase-like domain (InterPro:IPR011009); BEST Arabidopsis thaliana protein match is: mitogen-activated protein kinase 18 (TAIR:AT1G53510.1); Has 12922 Blast hits to 12916 proteins in 562 species: Archae - 0; Bacteria - 0; Metazoa - 5960; Fungi - 2346; Plants - 2369; Viruses - 3; Other Eukaryotes - 2244 (source: NCBI BLink).) has product MNITMINSVSTDVYNQLGLYTPAIDVWSIGCIFAEVLTWKPLFPGKSVVHQLELITDLLGTPKSDAISGVRNDKARKYLTEMRKKNHVTFSQKFSKADPLALRLLQRLLAFDRPTPTEIRSRDKGHKTRVEITCRKRDKE; this is encoded by the exons ATGAATATTACCATGATCAACTCGGTTTCAACAGATGTATATAATCAACTTGGCTTG TACACTCCAGCTATCGACGTTTGGAGCATTGGCTGCATCTTTGCAGAGGTACTAACATGGAAGCCATTGTTTCCGGGAAAAAGTGTTGTCCATCAGTTGGAGTTGATTACTGATCTTCTTGGCACACCAAAATCAGATGCAATTTCTGGA GTTCGTAATGATAAAGCTAGAAAATACTTGACTgaaatgaggaagaaaaatcATGTCACCTTCTCGCAAAAATTCTCTAAAGCAGATCCATTAGCACTCCGTCTTTTGCAGAGGCTGTTGGCTTTCGATCGACCGACTCCTACAGAG ATTCGAAGCCGTGACAAGGGCCACAAAACAAGAGTTGAAATCACCTGCAGAAAAAGAGATAAGGAATAA
- a CDS encoding GRAM domain family protein (GRAM domain family protein; CONTAINS InterPro DOMAIN/s: GRAM (InterPro:IPR004182); BEST Arabidopsis thaliana protein match is: FH interacting protein 1 (TAIR:AT1G28200.1); Has 35333 Blast hits to 34131 proteins in 2444 species: Archae - 798; Bacteria - 22429; Metazoa - 974; Fungi - 991; Plants - 531; Viruses - 0; Other Eukaryotes - 9610 (source: NCBI BLink).) — protein sequence MRPQYKDVNDKLDSTAKHKTNSHGGRYDNPYVHITSPTSASDKRSKDKVLEVLNRCGKKVEDATRKAEALVGVKFSPSISDAAMARLSQGTKMIVEGGPERVFQREFGVLAVEKLLDSFVCYISTTSGPVTGVIYISNRRIAFCSDYAIRLPSSAGGNGVAAYYKVVMEWEKISSISSSTNVLKPSERYVHMVTRDGFEFWFMGFVSYIDAFNCLNKALLNSRCNHAM from the exons ATGCGTCCACAATACAAAGACGTGAACGATAAATTAGACTCGACGGCCAAGCACAAAACCAACAGCCATGGCGGTCGTTATGATAATCCTTACGTCCACATTACTAGTCCCACATCAGCTTCTGATAAGA GGTCGAAGGATAAGGTTCTTGAGGTGTTGAATCGCTGTGGGAAGAAAGTAGAGGACGCTACTCGCAAAGCGGAAGCATTAGTCGGAG TGAAGTTTAGTCCTAGCATAAGTGATGCAGCAATGGCTAGGCTTTCTCAAGGCACTAAGATGATCGTTGAAGGAGGACCAGAGAGAGTGTTTCAACGAGAGTTTGGTGTTTTAGCTGTAGAGAAACTTTTAGATTCGTTTGTTTGCTACATATCGACTACTTCGGGACCAGTGACCGGAGTGATATACATTTCCAACAGAAGAATCGCTTTTTGTAGCGACTATGCCATTCGTCTTCCTTCTTCTGCCGGTGGAAACGGTGTTGCGGCATATTACAAG GTGGTGATGGAGTGGGAGAAGATAAGTAGCATTAGTTCATCAACGAACGTGTTGAAGCCAAGTGAGAGATACGTGCATATGGTGACACGAGATGGGTTTGAGTTTTGGTTCATGGGCTTTGTCTCCTACATCGATGCTTTCAATTGTCTCAACAAAGCTCTCCTCAATTCCCGTTGTAATCATGCCATGTAA
- a CDS encoding GRAM domain family protein (GRAM domain family protein; CONTAINS InterPro DOMAIN/s: GRAM (InterPro:IPR004182); BEST Arabidopsis thaliana protein match is: FH interacting protein 1 (TAIR:AT1G28200.1); Has 358 Blast hits to 358 proteins in 24 species: Archae - 0; Bacteria - 0; Metazoa - 0; Fungi - 0; Plants - 358; Viruses - 0; Other Eukaryotes - 0 (source: NCBI BLink).): MRPQYKDVNDKLDSTAKHKTNSHGGRYDNPYVHITSPTSASDKRSKDKVLEVLNRCGKKVEDATRKAEALVGGLKDHLKFSPSISDAAMARLSQGTKMIVEGGPERVFQREFGVLAVEKLLDSFVCYISTTSGPVTGVIYISNRRIAFCSDYAIRLPSSAGGNGVAAYYKVVMEWEKISSISSSTNVLKPSERYVHMVTRDGFEFWFMGFVSYIDAFNCLNKALLNSRCNHAM; this comes from the exons ATGCGTCCACAATACAAAGACGTGAACGATAAATTAGACTCGACGGCCAAGCACAAAACCAACAGCCATGGCGGTCGTTATGATAATCCTTACGTCCACATTACTAGTCCCACATCAGCTTCTGATAAGA GGTCGAAGGATAAGGTTCTTGAGGTGTTGAATCGCTGTGGGAAGAAAGTAGAGGACGCTACTCGCAAAGCGGAAGCATTAGTCGGAGGTTTAAAAGACCACC TGAAGTTTAGTCCTAGCATAAGTGATGCAGCAATGGCTAGGCTTTCTCAAGGCACTAAGATGATCGTTGAAGGAGGACCAGAGAGAGTGTTTCAACGAGAGTTTGGTGTTTTAGCTGTAGAGAAACTTTTAGATTCGTTTGTTTGCTACATATCGACTACTTCGGGACCAGTGACCGGAGTGATATACATTTCCAACAGAAGAATCGCTTTTTGTAGCGACTATGCCATTCGTCTTCCTTCTTCTGCCGGTGGAAACGGTGTTGCGGCATATTACAAG GTGGTGATGGAGTGGGAGAAGATAAGTAGCATTAGTTCATCAACGAACGTGTTGAAGCCAAGTGAGAGATACGTGCATATGGTGACACGAGATGGGTTTGAGTTTTGGTTCATGGGCTTTGTCTCCTACATCGATGCTTTCAATTGTCTCAACAAAGCTCTCCTCAATTCCCGTTGTAATCATGCCATGTAA
- a CDS encoding GRAM domain family protein has product MIHVGSKDKVLEVLNRCGKKVEDATRKAEALVGGLKDHLKFSPSISDAAMARLSQGTKMIVEGGPERVFQREFGVLAVEKLLDSFVCYISTTSGPVTGVIYISNRRIAFCSDYAIRLPSSAGGNGVAAYYKVVMEWEKISSISSSTNVLKPSERYVHMVTRDGFEFWFMGFVSYIDAFNCLNKALLNSRCNHAM; this is encoded by the exons ATGATACATGTAGGGTCGAAGGATAAGGTTCTTGAGGTGTTGAATCGCTGTGGGAAGAAAGTAGAGGACGCTACTCGCAAAGCGGAAGCATTAGTCGGAGGTTTAAAAGACCACC TGAAGTTTAGTCCTAGCATAAGTGATGCAGCAATGGCTAGGCTTTCTCAAGGCACTAAGATGATCGTTGAAGGAGGACCAGAGAGAGTGTTTCAACGAGAGTTTGGTGTTTTAGCTGTAGAGAAACTTTTAGATTCGTTTGTTTGCTACATATCGACTACTTCGGGACCAGTGACCGGAGTGATATACATTTCCAACAGAAGAATCGCTTTTTGTAGCGACTATGCCATTCGTCTTCCTTCTTCTGCCGGTGGAAACGGTGTTGCGGCATATTACAAG GTGGTGATGGAGTGGGAGAAGATAAGTAGCATTAGTTCATCAACGAACGTGTTGAAGCCAAGTGAGAGATACGTGCATATGGTGACACGAGATGGGTTTGAGTTTTGGTTCATGGGCTTTGTCTCCTACATCGATGCTTTCAATTGTCTCAACAAAGCTCTCCTCAATTCCCGTTGTAATCATGCCATGTAA